The Eubacterium sp. MSJ-33 genomic sequence ATAAAATAAAATGCTTTTATACATCAAAATTCAAATTACCATCACTATCTTCAAATTCTGTTTCCTTTGTCATATCCTGTATTTCTTCTTCTACCGTTTTCGCCTGCTCTAAAGCTTCTTTTTCTTCTGATGACAGCTGGATATAAGATTCACCATTTACAATCTCCTTTGCATACGTGAAACAACCTTCGCGTGAATGCATGGAGTTGAGCAAAATACCAGAATTATCATCATTCAGTAAAGCAATGACAAAACTCAATTTGCCGGCCATCTTGTCAAACGCATCATATTTTACAAGTGCATATTTACTGATACAGGAAGACAGATGCTTTTTAATCTGTCGATGCTCCTTTGATACACGTCTGGCATTTGACTTGATCTGATCCATCTCTTTAAAACGAATTCGAATGATTTTCTCCAGATCCGCTCCTTTTTTTCCACTCATCAGTGCTTCATATTTTCTTGCCATGACATTCATTTTATGAATGATAAAAATGGTTAGAAATATGAGTAAAACCACCAGAATACAAAGGATTGTGACAGCAGAAGACATCTTCATACCCAATATCTTAGCCTCTTCCATGAAGTTCCCTCTTTTCGTTTTTATTGTGCGAGCAACTGTGTAATGCGCTCTAAATCCTCTTGCGAGTAATATTCAATTTCAATTTTTCCTGATTCTCTCGTCTTTGCCTTGATGGTTGTCTTTGTACCAAGAGATTCTTTCAAGCGGTTCTCAATTGCTTTGTATAAGAAAGAAAGCTCAGGATCCTCTTTCTCGGATGATTTTTCTTTTGGTTTTTTATTTAATAATTTTTTGACATAGCTTTCTGTCTCACGTACGGAAAGTTTCTTATCAAAAATATACATCGCTGTCTCATACTGCAGCTGTGGATCCGTAATTGTAATGAGTGCACGGACATGTCCGGTTGAAAGCATATCATCAATCAACATCTGCTGTACTTTATCTGTGAGTTTTAGAAGGCGGAGTGCGTTTGTTACAGTTGTACGACTCTTTGATACACGTTCTGCAACTTCGTCCTGTGTCAGATGAAATTCTTCAATCAGGCGTTCATAAGCATGAGCCTCTTCAATTGGATTTAAGTCTTCTCGCTGAATATTCTCAATCAATGCGATCTCAACAATCTGCTGATCATCGTAATCTTTGATAACGACAGGAACTTCTTTTAAACCTGCTAATCGTGCAGCTCTCCAACGTCGTTCACCTGCAATCAACTCATAGTAGCCTTTGCGCTTTACTACGACGAGAGGTTCGATTACGCCAAACTGTTTGATCGATTCTGCCAGCTCCTGCAATGCATCTTCATTAAATTCTTTTCGGGGCTGATTCTTATTCGGTTCAATTCGATTGATATTTAATGTCTGCTCTACTTTTTTTATGACTTCTGTTTTCGCAGTTGTACTTGCCTTTGCCTGTTTGGATGTCTTTGTGCTGACATCTTCAATTGTATCATCTGTCGGAATTAAATTACTTAGTCCACGACCTAATCCTCGCTTTGGTGCCATTGCGTCCTCCTCTAAAATAGGTGTTTTTATAATTTTGCGTATAGTTTATTGTTGATTACTTCGTCTGCAAGATCCCGATATCCCTGTGCACCGGATGAACGGCTATCATATAGATTGATAGGAAGACCGAAACTAGGGGCTTCTGCCAGTCGTACATTTCTCGGAATAATGGTTTTGTATATAAACTGATCCAAATTATTCTTGACGTTTTCTACGACTTCCAAAGAAAGATTCGTACGCGCATCGTACATCGTAAACACAACACCCTCGATTTCAAGGGATTTGTTTAGCTTCTTTTTAATCAGATTAATCGTGTATATGAGCTGTGACAGTCCATCCAGTGCAAAAAATTCACATTGGATTGGAACCAGAACAGTATCTGCTGCAGTCATGGAATTGATTGTCAACATGCCAAGCGCCGGTGGACAATCAATGATGATAAAATCATATTTCTTCTTTACGCTTTTTAAAAGATTCTTCAGTATATGCTGTGGATCTTCTACATCGACCAATTCTACCTCTGCTCCGGCCAGATCACGATTTGCTGGAAGAACACTTAAATCCAGACCGTGCTCTAATGGATGAACAATCATACATTCTCCAACGTTGATTTCCCCACTCATGGCATGATAAATCGTGTATTCCAAGGTATTCTTATCGATACCGAGTCCGCTTGTCAGATTGCCCTGTGGATCCATATCAACAGCCAATACCTTTTTCCCTTTTTCGGCCAGACATGCAGCAAGATTGATAGATGTTGTTGTTTTTCCTACGCCGCCTTTTTGGTTGGCGACTGCAATGATTCTTCCCATAAAAACCTCCACATATAATAGTTATTATAGCACTACCTGACATCTTTCGCTATATCAAAATATGGGTAAAAATGTTTTGGTGGTACAATATATAGATTTAAGCTCGCGAAACTAACAATATGTATGGAAAATGTGTGAAAAAATTTATGAAAATAGGCTTTAATAAAGAAAAAATTATACGTTATAGTTTGTTTTTGCGTATGAAAATATACTACAAATAACATTTGAACAAAGTTAGACTATATATTGTTTCACGTGAAACATAAAAAGCAAGTTATATGCATGTGAAAAATCAAATATAAAAATGTTTCACGTGAAACAATATGGTAGGAAAATAAATACATTTTATTTAATTTGAATATATCTGATTGGATACGTAAAATCAAAAATTATATTGAAATAAATCTGTTAATATAAAACAAATTTCCGGATCACTAATAACCAATATAAATTCATGTGTCTAAATTATATGAACTATATTTATAATTTTATGAAGAAATAATTGAATCTGCTTTTTATAATGATAATATATAAGTTTTTTGTTATAAGTGTTTTGATAATTATATATCTTTTAATAATTATGAAAATAGAAATATGTTTCACGTGAAACATTGATATATAACGGCTTGTAAAAAATTACTTTAAAATAACCAAATTATATAATTATCAAACTTAAATTCAACAATTTCTAACACTATATAATTTCTTTAATAAATTTATAACTTCATAATGACTCTTTACAAATTTAATTTTCTATAATGTTTCACGTGAAACATTTAGAACTACATCGAAAATAATATTTTATAATTAACTAATATTTGTAATGAAAATGTATACGTATCGTAATTATATAAAATAAATTTATATGTTTCACGTGAAACATATAAAGATAAAAAATATGACATCTATTTCCTTTAGATATTGAATATCAAATGACTTTAATTCATTGTTTCACGTGAAACGAAAGTTATCCACAGTATACAGAAACATTAAATGTGGATAAAATTATAATATCCACCAACTTATACACAAAAATGTGGATAAATCAGCGAGTAGACGCACAAAATTGTTGATAACTTCGCATAAAAACATATATATTGTATTAAAGAATTAACAAGTACAATATAGAGTGGATAGAAACGGATGTGTTTGTTTTGACACACATGTAGACAAAAGTAAAAGCTACTTATTATATAAGAAAAGGGATAGAAACAATTATGGAAAAGAGCCGAATGAAAAACTCATCCGGCTCTTCTCGACTCTTTTCCTGTTATATGTTTGATATTATTTTAAGCAATCATATCAGATTCTTACATCTGTTCCGGGCAATCAATACCAAGCAATTCCATTGCGTCTTTGATTGTTTTCTTTGTGATGTAAACGAGTGTTGCACGTGCGTTACGTACATTTTCTTCCTCTACATGAATACGACATGCGTTGTAGAATTTGTTGAATGCCTGCGCAACATCAACTGCAAATCTGGCAACTGCGGAAGGCTCATACCGTTCAGAGGCGTCTTTGACAACCTTCGGGAATCGGTTAATCTCTTTCAATAATTCCATTGCCTCTACATCTGTCAATACACTGTAATCGATATCTGCGGATGGTGTAAATCCATCCAGCTTTTTCAAGATACTGCAGCATCTTGCGTGTGTATATTGTACATATGGACCGGTTTCACCATCAAAGTTCAGGAGCTTCTCCCATTTGAAGGAGACATCCTTGATACGCTGGTTATAAAGGTCGTTGAACAATACAGCACCAACACCAATTTTCTTGGCTGTCTCATCTTTGTCTGGAAGATCCGGATTCTTTTCGTTGATGATCTCTTTGATCTTCGCAATTGCTTCGAGAAGAATATCTTCTGCATAGATAATATTTCCACTACGAGTGGAAAGCTTGGCGCCTTCTAAGCTGACAAGTCCATAAGGGATATGCACTAACTGGTCCTTTGCCCATTCATTTCCAAGTAATTCTACGACTTTGAATACTTGCTTAAAATGAAGCTTCTGTTCCTGTCCGGTTACATACAGACATTTTACGAAGTTGTATGTTTCTTTACGGTAGAAGATAGCTGCGATATCACGTGTTGCATAGATGGAGCTGCCGTCGTTTTTGAGAATCAGACAAGGGGCCATATCATAAGCGTCTAAGTCCACAATCTTTGCACCTTCGCTCTCTGTCAGCAGATTTGCATCTGTCAGTCGTTTTACGACATCATCTGTCTTATCCCGGTAGAAGCTCTCACCGAGATAGTAGTCGAAGTCCATACCAAGCAGATCATATGTACGCTTGTATTCGATCAGACTGATATCCTTGAACCACTGCCAGATCTTCAACGCTTCTTCGTCACCATGTTCCATCTTTGCGAACCATGCACGGGCTTCGTCGTTTAATTCCGGATTCTTCTCAGCTTCTTCGTGAAACTTCACGTAAAGCTTCATCAGTTCTGCGACGCCGTCCTTCTTGACGGCTTCTTCGCTTCCCCATGCCTTGTATGCGACAATCAGCTTACCGAATTGGGTGCCCCAGTCACCAAGATGGTTGATACGTACAACCTTGTAACCGAGTTTGGAGTAAATCTTGTACAGAGAGTTTCCGATGATCGTTGTACGAAGATGTCCAACATGGAAATTCTTTGCAACATTTGGAGAAGAGTAATCGATACAGATTGTCTGTCCGTTTCCTTCTGTAGAACTTCCGAAATCATCTGCCATAGAAGAAGTTACCATAGTTTCGATAAAAAGTTCCTTCTTTACGAAGAAATTTAAGTATGCACCCTGTACCTGAATTTCCTGCAGAAAATCTACATCGCCGATTGCTTCCTTGATGTCGTTTGCAATCATTTGTGGGGCTTTGCGCATGGTCTTTGCCAGACGGAAGCATGGAAATGCAAAATCACCAAGCTCTGGTTTTGGTGGAATCTCAATCAGGTCTGCAATCTCGGCTGCGGTTAATCCTTCGATATTTGCAGCAATTAATTCTACAATCTTGTTTTTCATAATATATAAACTCCTTTATTGTTTACTTTTATTGTTGAATCGGAAAACTGAATTTCACGGTTGTACCCGACATGACATCCCCGGAGATATCCAGTTTGCCACAGAGCATATACAGAATCTCTTTTGCCTTATGCAGACTGCTGTACCAAGGGCTGTCTTCCAAATAAGTATCTTTGATACCTATACCATCATCGGACAGGATAACTTCAGCCATATTCGGCGTCAGGCTGGCTTTCACAGTTACATTCGATGCTTCTGCATGACATGCAATATTATCAAAAAATATCTGTATTAAGCGCATGAAGTTAATGTTAAACACCGGATGATATGTAATTCCTGCATCGGCTGTTTCCACGGAAGCAGAGATTTGAAGCTTCGGATTTTTCTGCTTGAATTCATTTAAGTAAAGTTCCAGTTGTTCCTTTAAAGGTTTATCTGATGTGGAGAATCGGTTCATGTTTTCTTCAACATCGTCAATCGTATTGGTCAATTGGTGGGTATTGTGAATAATTTCCTGCAGCGTTAGTTTGGCTCTGCCAACATCTGTTCCTATCAGATAGTTTATCATGTCCAATTTGTTGCTGATTGATTCCAATCCCGTTTTTATCTGTTTATCCAGAATCGTTTGTGTTAGTGCGCGGTCATAAGCATCCAGCATGAGGATATTGTAACCATGAGCGGAAATGTCTTCCTTCGCGTCGTCCTGAAGAAATGTAAATCCATAATGATCTGTATGATCGGGATCGTCAGTTGTATAGCGAGGCTCGAAAGAAGAGAGCGCGTCTTCTGCATTATTTAAAGCTTCGAGATATTGACGAAGCTTATTTAATTGAAGTTCCATACTGCGGAGCTTTAACGTCAATGTCTCTTTTACTGATTGCAGATCCTTGATCTGTTCCTGGATGATTTTGT encodes the following:
- a CDS encoding ParA family protein, encoding MGRIIAVANQKGGVGKTTTSINLAACLAEKGKKVLAVDMDPQGNLTSGLGIDKNTLEYTIYHAMSGEINVGECMIVHPLEHGLDLSVLPANRDLAGAEVELVDVEDPQHILKNLLKSVKKKYDFIIIDCPPALGMLTINSMTAADTVLVPIQCEFFALDGLSQLIYTINLIKKKLNKSLEIEGVVFTMYDARTNLSLEVVENVKNNLDQFIYKTIIPRNVRLAEAPSFGLPINLYDSRSSGAQGYRDLADEVINNKLYAKL
- a CDS encoding ParB/RepB/Spo0J family partition protein, whose product is MAPKRGLGRGLSNLIPTDDTIEDVSTKTSKQAKASTTAKTEVIKKVEQTLNINRIEPNKNQPRKEFNEDALQELAESIKQFGVIEPLVVVKRKGYYELIAGERRWRAARLAGLKEVPVVIKDYDDQQIVEIALIENIQREDLNPIEEAHAYERLIEEFHLTQDEVAERVSKSRTTVTNALRLLKLTDKVQQMLIDDMLSTGHVRALITITDPQLQYETAMYIFDKKLSVRETESYVKKLLNKKPKEKSSEKEDPELSFLYKAIENRLKESLGTKTTIKAKTRESGKIEIEYYSQEDLERITQLLAQ
- a CDS encoding DUF4446 family protein; protein product: MEEAKILGMKMSSAVTILCILVVLLIFLTIFIIHKMNVMARKYEALMSGKKGADLEKIIRIRFKEMDQIKSNARRVSKEHRQIKKHLSSCISKYALVKYDAFDKMAGKLSFVIALLNDDNSGILLNSMHSREGCFTYAKEIVNGESYIQLSSEEKEALEQAKTVEEEIQDMTKETEFEDSDGNLNFDV
- the argS gene encoding arginine--tRNA ligase, producing MKNKIVELIAANIEGLTAAEIADLIEIPPKPELGDFAFPCFRLAKTMRKAPQMIANDIKEAIGDVDFLQEIQVQGAYLNFFVKKELFIETMVTSSMADDFGSSTEGNGQTICIDYSSPNVAKNFHVGHLRTTIIGNSLYKIYSKLGYKVVRINHLGDWGTQFGKLIVAYKAWGSEEAVKKDGVAELMKLYVKFHEEAEKNPELNDEARAWFAKMEHGDEEALKIWQWFKDISLIEYKRTYDLLGMDFDYYLGESFYRDKTDDVVKRLTDANLLTESEGAKIVDLDAYDMAPCLILKNDGSSIYATRDIAAIFYRKETYNFVKCLYVTGQEQKLHFKQVFKVVELLGNEWAKDQLVHIPYGLVSLEGAKLSTRSGNIIYAEDILLEAIAKIKEIINEKNPDLPDKDETAKKIGVGAVLFNDLYNQRIKDVSFKWEKLLNFDGETGPYVQYTHARCCSILKKLDGFTPSADIDYSVLTDVEAMELLKEINRFPKVVKDASERYEPSAVARFAVDVAQAFNKFYNACRIHVEEENVRNARATLVYITKKTIKDAMELLGIDCPEQM